Genomic DNA from Fusobacteriaceae bacterium:
TATCCTGAACAGTTTCAATCTCCTCTATCGTAATGCTGACTCCCCCTGATACCCCTTGATCAAAAATATACCGTGACAATGGATTTATAACCATGCTCTCTACAACATTGCCTATTCCTCGTCCACCGTTCTCCAAATTTAATTTTACTCTTTCAAACAACGTTTTAACCGCTTCTTTGGAAAAATCCAGCCGTATGTTTTTTTCAGCGAAGAGGTTTACGGATATTTTTGTCAACTGTGCCTTCATAATATCCAAAGCTACTGATTCTCTAATATAATCATATACAATTATATTTTCGCCAATTCTGTTCAAAAGTTCCGGCCTGCCCAATTGCAATTTAAAATAATTCTCGATCGCAGTTCGAACCTTTACTTGGATTTCCTCATATGGCATGCTTGAAGTTACATTAGCGATGCGGTTTCCCCTTTCATCAGGAATAAATATTCCTAAATTACTCGTAAATATAATAATTGTTTCAGAAAAATATATCGTATTCCCCTGACCGTCGGTCATACGGCCATCTTCGAGGATCTGTAGAAATTTGTCCAGAATAGATGGATCTGCTTTTTCTATTTCATCGAAAAGAAGAACCGAAAAAGGATTCTTCTTGACTGCATTAGTCAGTTGTCCACCAGCCTCATAGCCTATGTAACCTGGCGGTGCACCCATGAGTTTCTGGTCAGAATGAGATTGTGAGTATTCACTCATATCGAATCGAATGCAGGAACGCTCATCTCCGAAAATAAATTCTGATAATGTTTTTGCCAGTTCCGTTTTGCCAGTCCCGGTTGGACCTGCGAGAAACAAAACGCCTTTAGGTTTGGAAAGAGAAGAGGACTGAAGACCTGCTAACCCGACAACAGCCCTTTTTATAATGTCAAGAGTTCGGTTGATCGCTAAATTTTGTCCTTTGATCCGGTTTTGAAACATTTTTTCCGCATGCATCAGCTTATCGTAATTGAGCTTGGCCCATGGATTTTCTTGAATTCCAAATTTATAAAGATCAATGACTTGACAGAGTTTCGAAATTTCTGTTTTTCTTGATTTTGCAAGTTTCCGAATATCATTCAGTTCCGTAAAGCTCATTCCTTCAGTCAACGCAACAAAGCGATCTTGAATTTTTATTAATTCTCTAGGTAAGTTTTCGTAAGTAGCGATTTGTTCTTTGTATATGTCTACCTGAAAAAAGCTTCTGAAATTTTCTCCTTTTATAAATTGCTCTCGCTCCTCTTTTTGCGGCGTGTCAATTCTGATTGTTTTACTTCCAGGATTTTCTAAGTAGAACCACGCTGGTAGATCGTT
This window encodes:
- a CDS encoding AAA family ATPase yields the protein MEEFISKWHKELNIFCRLNPQIVLEGNVLDLYQYPEISENQELPGGSIVRLSEYLHYYLTDLGYKAIAFFDGLSGLSNEMNAESLSAFIKVAGIQNFGNNSRPLDLIDLSARAVTALAQAEVPTALILNFASRYIISPDNLSQEDIDIFTNLTMASLSAMDVVTMGNVLKNVIIVIANKVNDLPAWFYLENPGSKTIRIDTPQKEEREQFIKGENFRSFFQVDIYKEQIATYENLPRELIKIQDRFVALTEGMSFTELNDIRKLAKSRKTEISKLCQVIDLYKFGIQENPWAKLNYDKLMHAEKMFQNRIKGQNLAINRTLDIIKRAVVGLAGLQSSSLSKPKGVLFLAGPTGTGKTELAKTLSEFIFGDERSCIRFDMSEYSQSHSDQKLMGAPPGYIGYEAGGQLTNAVKKNPFSVLLFDEIEKADPSILDKFLQILEDGRMTDGQGNTIYFSETIIIFTSNLGIFIPDERGNRIANVTSSMPYEEIQVKVRTAIENYFKLQLGRPELLNRIGENIIVYDYIRESVALDIMKAQLTKISVNLFAEKNIRLDFSKEAVKTLFERVKLNLENGGRGIGNVVESMVINPLSRYIFDQGVSGGVSITIEEIETVQDKHSLIATKSKF